The following coding sequences lie in one Streptomyces sp. NBC_00510 genomic window:
- a CDS encoding cytochrome P450, with translation MSHVMLSPKPTALDARSAAGLVRQWRRAVEPQALAAAYDALAAAGPLVPTPWGALLVTGYEECRQVLTGREWLTLGARWRDAHRPGWRESASTVGLCETPLQQDPPEHTARRRPLNAVLAPRVVREAAERLVEPLTDRHVREFAAAVRRDGAADVVARVCRPLPTAVLAEMAGLPEWIDRGWLAAESAAMVRVEELAAPPSVVRRADAAALSLLDAYDLALAERRRHPTGDLLSRWAAEDPAGARYLLLTLFSAGVPTTAALLAGAALTLVTDPATAERIRQEPGFAGPLTDELLRWDPPGRVVTRVADADTELGGRPVPAGRVVHALIGAAHRDPARFPAPHVFDPDRPARLLAFGGGLHYCLGSHLARAQALAFARAFARELPGARAAAPPVRHAGPSMADIARLTIHSPLT, from the coding sequence ATGAGCCACGTGATGCTGTCCCCGAAGCCCACCGCCCTTGACGCGCGTTCCGCGGCGGGCCTCGTCCGGCAGTGGCGCAGAGCCGTGGAGCCGCAGGCGCTCGCCGCGGCGTACGACGCACTCGCCGCGGCAGGGCCGCTCGTGCCGACGCCGTGGGGCGCGCTCCTGGTCACGGGGTACGAGGAGTGCCGGCAGGTGCTGACCGGGCGGGAATGGCTCACCCTCGGGGCCCGGTGGCGCGACGCCCACCGCCCCGGGTGGCGGGAGAGCGCGAGCACGGTCGGGCTGTGCGAGACGCCCCTGCAGCAGGATCCGCCGGAGCACACCGCGCGCCGGCGTCCGCTCAACGCGGTGCTGGCCCCGCGGGTCGTGCGGGAGGCGGCGGAGCGGCTCGTGGAGCCGCTCACCGACCGCCATGTGCGGGAGTTCGCCGCGGCCGTGCGCCGTGACGGCGCCGCCGACGTCGTCGCCCGGGTCTGCCGGCCGCTGCCCACCGCGGTCCTGGCGGAGATGGCCGGGCTGCCGGAGTGGATCGACCGGGGGTGGCTCGCCGCCGAGAGCGCCGCCATGGTGCGCGTGGAGGAGCTCGCCGCGCCGCCCAGCGTCGTACGGCGGGCGGACGCCGCCGCGCTGTCCCTGCTCGACGCGTACGACCTCGCGCTGGCCGAACGCCGCAGGCACCCCACGGGGGACCTGCTGTCCCGGTGGGCCGCCGAGGACCCGGCGGGGGCCCGCTATCTGCTGCTGACGCTGTTCTCCGCGGGGGTGCCCACCACGGCCGCCCTGCTGGCCGGCGCGGCGCTGACGCTGGTCACCGACCCCGCGACCGCCGAAAGGATCCGCCAGGAGCCGGGGTTCGCGGGGCCGCTCACGGACGAGCTGCTGCGCTGGGACCCGCCGGGACGCGTGGTGACCCGCGTGGCGGACGCGGACACCGAGCTGGGCGGCCGCCCGGTGCCCGCCGGACGGGTCGTCCACGCGCTCATCGGCGCGGCGCACCGCGACCCGGCGCGCTTCCCCGCCCCGCACGTCTTCGACCCGGACCGGCCGGCGCGGCTGCTCGCCTTCGGCGGCGGCCTGCACTACTGCCTCGGGTCCCATCTGGCCCGCGCGCAGGCGCTCGCGTTCGCCCGGGCCTTCGCCCGCGAGCTGCCCGGCGCCCGGGCCGCCGCCCCGCCGGTGCGGCACGCCGGGCCGAGCATGGCCGACATCGCCCGGCTCACCATCCACTCGCCCCTCACCTAA
- a CDS encoding pirin family protein, whose amino-acid sequence MPAVTVENTLLLPRVTGPDPLTAEQRPVRRVTAAPQGFEGEGFPVYRAFAGVPTRELDPFIHMDQMGEVEYAPGEPKGTAWHPHRGFETVTYMIDGRMEHQDSHGGGGTITDGATQWMTAGSGILHIEAPPEELVVSGGLFHGVQLWVNLPRANKWNAPRYQSIEGPEAALLSSPDGGALVRVIAGEVAGHAGPGSTFTPITLVHATVSPGARLVLPWRPDFNALAYVLSGRGTAGAERRPLDVHQLAVFGSGDTLTLEATDHPDSRTPALDVLILGGRPIREPVAHFGPFVMNTKAEVMQAVEDFERGRFGREPAGRMPHTAPGEELA is encoded by the coding sequence ATGCCTGCCGTGACCGTGGAGAACACCCTGCTGCTGCCCCGTGTCACCGGGCCCGACCCGCTGACCGCCGAGCAGCGCCCGGTGCGCAGGGTGACCGCCGCCCCGCAGGGCTTCGAGGGTGAGGGCTTCCCGGTGTACCGCGCCTTCGCAGGCGTGCCGACGCGGGAGCTCGACCCCTTCATCCACATGGACCAGATGGGTGAGGTCGAGTACGCGCCGGGCGAGCCCAAGGGCACGGCGTGGCACCCGCACCGCGGCTTCGAGACCGTCACGTACATGATCGACGGCCGCATGGAGCACCAGGACTCGCACGGCGGCGGAGGCACGATCACCGACGGCGCCACGCAGTGGATGACGGCCGGCAGCGGCATCCTCCACATCGAGGCGCCGCCGGAGGAACTGGTCGTCTCCGGCGGGCTGTTCCACGGCGTCCAGCTGTGGGTGAACCTGCCGCGGGCGAACAAGTGGAACGCGCCCCGCTACCAGAGCATCGAGGGCCCGGAGGCGGCGCTGCTGTCCTCGCCCGACGGAGGCGCGCTGGTCCGCGTCATCGCCGGCGAGGTCGCGGGCCACGCGGGACCGGGGAGCACCTTCACCCCGATCACGCTGGTCCACGCCACCGTCAGTCCCGGCGCGCGCCTGGTCCTGCCCTGGCGGCCGGACTTCAACGCCCTGGCCTACGTGCTGTCCGGGCGCGGTACCGCCGGAGCCGAACGGCGCCCGCTGGACGTGCACCAGCTGGCCGTGTTCGGCAGCGGCGACACCCTGACCCTGGAGGCCACCGACCACCCCGACAGCCGCACCCCCGCCCTGGACGTCCTGATCCTGGGCGGTCGCCCGATCCGCGAACCGGTCGCACACTTCGGCCCGTTCGTCATGAACACCAAGGCCGAGGTCATGCAGGCCGTCGAGGACTTCGAGCGGGGCCGGTTCGGACGGGAGCCGGCCGGCCGCATGCCGCACACCGCACCCGGAGAGGAGCTCGCGTGA
- a CDS encoding helix-turn-helix transcriptional regulator, with product MMPRRSYDQYCAVARALDTVGERWTLLIVRELLAGPRRYTDLHADLPGVSTDVLASRLKEMERDGLVTRRRLAPPGAAYVYELTRRGGELLPVLGALAEWGAPELQDPRPTDAVRAHWAAVPLMRHLAALPGVPAGVVEVRLDEGAFHIELGGETPSYADGPAKRPDAVLAVPAGAVRGIAESLRDGGAEVTGDGPLADALRGA from the coding sequence ATCATGCCGCGCCGAAGTTACGACCAGTACTGCGCCGTCGCCCGCGCCCTGGACACTGTCGGGGAGCGCTGGACGCTCCTGATCGTCCGGGAGCTGCTGGCGGGTCCCCGCCGGTACACCGACCTCCACGCCGACCTGCCCGGCGTCAGCACCGACGTCCTCGCCTCCCGGCTCAAGGAGATGGAGCGCGACGGCCTGGTCACCCGCCGCCGTCTCGCGCCGCCCGGTGCCGCGTACGTCTACGAACTCACCCGGCGCGGAGGTGAACTGCTCCCCGTGCTCGGCGCCCTCGCCGAATGGGGCGCGCCGGAACTGCAGGACCCCCGGCCCACCGACGCCGTCCGCGCGCACTGGGCGGCCGTGCCCCTCATGCGGCACCTCGCCGCGCTCCCCGGGGTCCCCGCGGGAGTGGTCGAGGTCCGCCTCGACGAGGGCGCCTTCCACATCGAACTCGGCGGTGAGACCCCCTCGTACGCCGACGGCCCCGCCAAGCGCCCCGACGCGGTGCTCGCCGTGCCCGCGGGCGCCGTCCGCGGCATCGCGGAGTCCCTGCGCGACGGCGGCGCCGAGGTCACCGGCGACGGCCCCCTCGCCGACGCCCTGCGCGGCGCCTGA
- a CDS encoding carboxylesterase family protein, producing the protein MDSETEGQRRPVVVTERGSVRGVTGERGVAAFRGIPYAASPVDALRFAPPAPHPGWSGVRDAAHAGPEVPQAPSRLAVVMGPREPHGDEDGCLTLNVWAPEGALEAGAGPRAVLVWFHGGGFTTGSGGWDWYDGTRLAALGGIVVVTANYRVGPLGWLYLPELGADNLGSRDQAAVLRWVRDNIASFGGDPALVTVGGQSAGAYCALCLALDPGTHGPVRRVLAESGPWGLAPREPAEAAEVTAAYLRLLGVTHPPELRELPAERLVSAYGRLSAERARPGDVAPPMYPVLGGAGLPRAPMAAVAAGGLDGTDVLLGSTQDEMTAFRAAAPADFPDAAGTERVFGAGVTAIAAHCAEQGRPAYAYRFTRRPPGDDGTLGATHCAELPFLFGDFAAYADAPMLGPVDDADRALARAFGGALAAFVATGRPDGAENGDGDGVGGEGRGPWRPYEPGTAASVRRFGPPVR; encoded by the coding sequence ATGGACAGTGAGACCGAAGGACAGCGGCGGCCTGTGGTGGTCACGGAGCGGGGCTCCGTGCGCGGGGTGACCGGGGAGCGCGGCGTGGCGGCCTTCCGCGGGATCCCCTACGCGGCGTCGCCGGTGGACGCGTTGAGGTTCGCCCCGCCTGCACCGCACCCCGGCTGGTCCGGCGTGCGCGACGCGGCCCACGCCGGCCCCGAGGTGCCGCAGGCGCCGTCCCGGCTGGCGGTCGTCATGGGCCCGCGCGAGCCGCACGGGGACGAGGACGGCTGCCTCACCCTCAACGTGTGGGCGCCCGAGGGGGCGCTCGAGGCCGGTGCCGGTCCCCGGGCGGTGCTGGTGTGGTTCCACGGCGGCGGCTTCACCACCGGCTCGGGCGGCTGGGACTGGTACGACGGCACGCGGCTCGCCGCCCTCGGCGGCATCGTCGTCGTCACCGCCAACTACCGCGTCGGCCCGCTGGGCTGGCTGTACCTGCCGGAACTCGGCGCGGACAACCTCGGCAGCCGGGACCAGGCCGCGGTGCTGCGCTGGGTGCGCGACAACATCGCGTCCTTCGGCGGTGACCCCGCGCTGGTCACGGTGGGAGGGCAGTCGGCCGGCGCGTACTGCGCGCTCTGCCTCGCCCTCGACCCGGGCACGCACGGACCCGTCCGGCGGGTGCTCGCCGAGAGCGGGCCGTGGGGGCTCGCACCGCGGGAGCCCGCCGAGGCGGCCGAGGTCACCGCCGCCTATCTGCGGCTCCTGGGCGTCACGCACCCGCCGGAACTGCGGGAACTGCCCGCGGAGCGGCTCGTGTCGGCGTACGGGCGGCTGTCGGCCGAGCGCGCCCGGCCCGGCGACGTCGCCCCGCCGATGTACCCGGTCCTCGGCGGGGCGGGACTGCCCCGCGCCCCGATGGCGGCGGTGGCCGCTGGCGGCCTGGACGGCACGGACGTCCTGCTGGGCAGCACGCAGGACGAGATGACGGCCTTCCGTGCCGCCGCGCCCGCCGACTTCCCCGACGCGGCAGGCACCGAGCGGGTCTTCGGGGCCGGGGTCACCGCGATCGCGGCCCACTGCGCCGAGCAGGGCCGGCCCGCGTACGCCTACCGCTTCACGCGGCGCCCGCCCGGCGACGACGGCACCCTGGGCGCCACGCACTGCGCCGAACTCCCCTTCCTCTTCGGCGATTTCGCGGCGTACGCCGACGCCCCGATGCTGGGCCCGGTGGACGACGCCGACCGCGCCCTCGCCCGGGCCTTCGGCGGGGCGCTCGCCGCGTTCGTGGCGACCGGCCGCCCGGACGGCGCGGAGAACGGGGACGGGGACGGGGTCGGCGGGGAGGGGCGCGGGCCGTGGCGGCCGTACGAGCCGGGGACGGCCGCCTCGGTGAGGCGGTTCGGGCCGCCGGTTCGTTAA
- a CDS encoding LLM class flavin-dependent oxidoreductase — MQFGIFTVGDVTMDPTTGRAPTEHERIKAMTAIALKAEEVGLDVFATGEHHNPPFVPSSPTTMLGWIAARTERLILSTSTTLITTNDPVKIAEDFAMLQHLADGRVDLMMGRGNTGPVYPWFGQDIRQGIPLAVENYALLHKLWREDVVDWAGRFRSPLQGFTSTPRPLDDVAPFVWHGSIRSPEIAEQAAYYGDGFFHNNIFWPADHTKRMVELYRARYAHYGHGTPEQAIVGLGGQVFMRKNSQDAVREFRPYFDNAPVYGHGPSLEDFTEQTPLTVGSPQQVIERTLGFREYAGDYQRQLFLMDHAGLPLKTVLEQLDMLGEQVVPVLREEFAKGRPADVPEAPTHASLVARRDAQALEEKEKEAAK, encoded by the coding sequence GTGCAGTTCGGGATCTTCACTGTGGGTGACGTGACCATGGACCCCACGACCGGCAGGGCGCCGACCGAGCACGAGCGGATCAAGGCCATGACGGCGATCGCGCTCAAGGCCGAGGAGGTGGGCCTCGACGTCTTCGCGACCGGTGAGCACCACAACCCGCCGTTCGTGCCCTCGTCCCCGACGACCATGCTCGGCTGGATAGCCGCCCGCACGGAGAGGCTGATCCTCTCCACCTCGACCACGCTGATCACCACGAACGACCCGGTGAAGATCGCCGAGGACTTCGCGATGCTGCAGCACCTGGCCGACGGCCGCGTCGACCTGATGATGGGCCGTGGCAACACCGGACCGGTCTACCCCTGGTTCGGGCAGGACATCCGGCAGGGCATCCCGCTGGCGGTCGAGAACTACGCGCTGCTGCACAAGCTGTGGCGCGAGGACGTCGTCGACTGGGCCGGCCGCTTCCGCAGCCCGCTGCAGGGCTTCACCTCCACGCCCCGCCCGCTGGACGACGTGGCCCCCTTCGTCTGGCACGGCTCCATCCGCTCGCCGGAGATCGCCGAGCAGGCCGCGTACTACGGCGACGGCTTCTTCCACAACAACATCTTCTGGCCGGCCGACCACACCAAGCGGATGGTCGAGCTGTACCGCGCGCGCTACGCGCACTACGGCCACGGCACCCCGGAGCAGGCCATCGTCGGCCTCGGCGGCCAGGTGTTCATGCGGAAGAACTCGCAGGACGCCGTCCGCGAGTTCCGGCCGTACTTCGACAACGCGCCGGTGTACGGGCACGGCCCGTCGCTGGAGGACTTCACCGAGCAGACCCCGCTGACCGTCGGCTCGCCGCAGCAGGTCATCGAGCGGACGCTGGGCTTCCGCGAGTACGCCGGCGACTACCAGCGCCAGCTGTTCCTGATGGACCACGCGGGACTGCCGCTGAAGACCGTGCTGGAGCAGCTCGACATGCTCGGCGAACAGGTCGTGCCGGTGCTGCGCGAGGAGTTCGCCAAGGGCCGTCCCGCGGACGTGCCTGAGGCCCCGACGCACGCCTCGCTGGTCGCCCGCCGTGACGCGCAGGCCCTGGAGGAGAAGGAGAAGGAGGCCGCGAAGTGA
- a CDS encoding N-acetyltransferase: MALRVADNPGKSRFEIFDAAEEGGAEEVAGFAEYHLYRDQIAFIHTEVDPRFGGRGLGGALARAALDAARERKLAVLPFCPFIRAWIGKHPEYVDLVPEGERPRFGF; the protein is encoded by the coding sequence ATGGCACTGCGCGTCGCCGACAACCCCGGCAAGTCCCGTTTCGAGATCTTCGACGCGGCGGAGGAGGGCGGTGCCGAGGAGGTGGCCGGCTTCGCCGAGTACCACCTGTACCGGGACCAGATCGCGTTCATCCACACCGAGGTGGACCCCCGTTTCGGCGGTCGCGGGCTCGGCGGCGCCCTCGCCCGGGCCGCGCTGGACGCGGCCCGGGAGCGGAAGCTCGCGGTGCTGCCCTTCTGCCCGTTCATCCGCGCGTGGATCGGCAAGCACCCCGAGTACGTGGACCTGGTGCCGGAGGGCGAGCGCCCGCGCTTCGGCTTCTGA
- a CDS encoding FMN reductase, whose protein sequence is MTAAPLKLVVVSAGLSTPSSTRLLGDRLAEAVRRAVTDGGRTVDVRVVELRDLAVDIAHNMVTGFPGRTLADAVAAVTEADGLIAVTPVFSASYSGLFKSFFDVIDNDALAGKPVLIAATGGTARHSLALEHALRPLFAYLRAVVVPTAVYAASEDWGGSGDALTDTLPTRIVRAAGELAALLVTRPPAPVTAADTVVPFAQQLAALRPE, encoded by the coding sequence GTGACTGCCGCACCCCTCAAGCTCGTGGTCGTCTCGGCGGGCCTGAGCACGCCGTCGTCCACGCGGCTGCTCGGCGACCGGCTCGCCGAGGCCGTACGGCGGGCCGTCACCGACGGCGGCCGTACGGTCGACGTGCGGGTGGTCGAACTGCGCGACCTGGCCGTGGACATCGCCCACAACATGGTCACCGGTTTCCCCGGTCGCACCCTGGCGGACGCCGTCGCCGCCGTCACGGAGGCGGACGGCCTGATCGCGGTGACGCCGGTCTTCTCCGCCTCGTACAGCGGGCTGTTCAAGTCGTTCTTCGACGTGATCGACAACGACGCGCTGGCCGGCAAGCCCGTGCTGATCGCCGCCACCGGCGGTACGGCCCGGCACTCGCTGGCGCTGGAGCACGCCCTGCGGCCGCTCTTCGCCTACCTGCGGGCCGTGGTCGTCCCGACCGCCGTGTACGCGGCGTCGGAGGACTGGGGCGGCAGCGGCGACGCGCTCACAGACACCCTGCCGACCCGTATCGTCCGCGCCGCGGGCGAGCTGGCGGCGCTGCTGGTGACGCGGCCCCCGGCTCCTGTGACCGCGGCCGATACGGTCGTTCCGTTCGCACAGCAACTGGCCGCCCTGCGGCCCGAGTAG
- a CDS encoding MMPL family transporter, which produces MGGWSARHRWTAVGSWLLFVVLALVIGSMAGRVDLTDREEVPGEFGQAVAILDDAGLNDGPAGEMVLVQAAGGSLKATDPAFRAVVGEVVAAVKGTGEVASVQSPYDAGAISEDGRSALVRFDLRGDPQTAPDRVEPVVDAVQGVQDQHRDLKVEQFGEASSEKVFNDAFGSDFQRAEYSALPVALGILLIAFGALVAALLPVALAMTAFLATTGLVAVVSHGVHMSDTANSVMLLVGLAVGVDYCLFYLRREREEREAGHDAQTALRIAAATSGRAVLVSGVTVIVAMAGMLFTGIGDFKAMGLATMMVVAVAMFGSVTVLPALLSLLGERVEKGRIPFLRRRGKGASGESRIWRAVLAGVLRRPVVAAAVAGGALVALAVPAVGLNTANLTLSQELGDGLPVVRAYEDINKAFPGGPEPARVVVKAADITSPEVRQAIDAFSREAVAKGASPGPVETELHEKAGVAVLKVPLTGGTDEERAEASLKVLRDEVRPVTLGEVAGVTAPIGGSTAASMDFTDKIGDAVPPVFAFVVAFAFLLMLLSFRSLTIAVTSIVLNLLSVGAAYGILTIVFQHGWGAGLVGAEGVGAIVAWLPLFLFVILFGLSMDYHVFVVSRIREARMRGLTTQGAIRHGITTTAGVVTSAAVIMVAVFAIFGTLSMQSMKQMGVGLAAAVLIDATVIRGVLLPAVMALLGERNWYLPKWLGWLPDMTHDEAGVEPAPVRPVTAPAPVEPSGVGR; this is translated from the coding sequence ATGGGCGGCTGGAGCGCCCGGCACCGCTGGACGGCGGTCGGGAGCTGGCTGCTCTTCGTCGTACTCGCGCTGGTCATCGGCTCGATGGCCGGGCGGGTCGACCTGACGGACCGGGAGGAGGTGCCCGGGGAGTTCGGGCAGGCGGTGGCCATCCTGGACGACGCCGGGCTGAACGACGGACCGGCCGGTGAGATGGTGCTGGTCCAGGCGGCCGGGGGCTCCCTGAAGGCCACCGACCCGGCGTTCCGGGCCGTGGTCGGGGAGGTCGTCGCCGCGGTGAAGGGCACCGGCGAGGTCGCCTCCGTCCAGTCGCCGTACGACGCCGGAGCGATCTCCGAGGACGGCCGGTCCGCACTGGTGAGGTTCGACCTGCGCGGCGACCCGCAGACTGCGCCCGACCGGGTCGAGCCGGTCGTCGACGCCGTGCAGGGCGTCCAGGACCAGCACCGCGATCTGAAGGTCGAGCAGTTCGGCGAGGCCAGCTCGGAGAAGGTCTTCAACGACGCCTTCGGCAGCGACTTCCAGCGCGCCGAGTACTCGGCGCTGCCGGTCGCGCTCGGCATCCTGCTGATCGCCTTCGGCGCGCTGGTGGCGGCACTGCTTCCGGTGGCGCTGGCGATGACGGCCTTCCTCGCGACGACCGGCCTGGTGGCCGTGGTGAGCCACGGGGTGCACATGAGCGACACCGCCAACTCCGTGATGCTGCTGGTCGGCCTGGCGGTCGGCGTCGACTACTGCCTGTTCTACCTGCGGCGTGAGCGCGAGGAGCGGGAGGCGGGACACGACGCGCAGACCGCGCTGCGGATCGCGGCGGCCACCAGCGGCCGGGCGGTGCTGGTCTCCGGCGTGACGGTGATCGTGGCGATGGCGGGCATGCTCTTCACCGGCATCGGCGACTTCAAGGCGATGGGCCTGGCCACGATGATGGTGGTGGCCGTGGCGATGTTCGGCTCGGTGACGGTGCTGCCCGCGCTGCTGTCCCTGCTGGGCGAGCGGGTCGAGAAGGGCCGGATCCCCTTCCTGCGGCGCCGGGGCAAGGGGGCGAGCGGGGAGTCCCGCATCTGGCGGGCGGTCCTCGCGGGCGTGCTGCGCCGCCCGGTGGTGGCGGCGGCGGTCGCCGGCGGGGCACTGGTCGCGCTGGCCGTCCCGGCGGTCGGCCTGAACACCGCGAACCTGACGCTGAGCCAGGAGTTGGGCGACGGTCTGCCGGTCGTGCGGGCGTACGAGGACATCAACAAGGCGTTCCCGGGCGGCCCGGAGCCGGCCCGGGTGGTCGTCAAGGCCGCGGACATCACCTCGCCCGAGGTCCGTCAGGCCATCGACGCCTTCTCCCGGGAGGCCGTGGCCAAGGGCGCCTCCCCCGGGCCGGTGGAGACGGAGCTCCACGAGAAGGCGGGCGTCGCCGTCCTCAAGGTGCCGCTGACGGGCGGCACGGACGAGGAGAGGGCCGAGGCCTCGCTGAAGGTCCTGCGCGACGAGGTGCGCCCGGTCACCCTGGGCGAGGTGGCCGGCGTCACGGCGCCGATCGGCGGCTCGACCGCTGCCTCGATGGACTTCACCGACAAGATCGGCGACGCGGTTCCCCCGGTCTTCGCCTTCGTCGTGGCCTTCGCCTTCCTGTTGATGCTGCTCTCCTTCCGGTCGCTGACCATCGCGGTCACCTCGATCGTGCTCAACCTGCTGTCGGTGGGCGCCGCCTACGGCATCCTCACCATCGTCTTCCAGCACGGCTGGGGCGCGGGCCTGGTGGGCGCCGAGGGCGTGGGCGCGATCGTGGCCTGGCTGCCGCTGTTCCTGTTCGTGATCCTCTTCGGGCTGAGCATGGACTACCACGTCTTCGTGGTCTCCCGGATCAGGGAAGCGCGGATGCGGGGGCTGACCACGCAGGGCGCGATCCGGCACGGCATCACGACGACGGCCGGTGTGGTGACCAGCGCCGCGGTCATCATGGTGGCGGTCTTCGCGATCTTCGGCACGCTGTCCATGCAGAGCATGAAGCAGATGGGCGTGGGCCTGGCCGCGGCGGTTCTCATCGACGCCACCGTCATCCGCGGTGTGCTGCTCCCCGCGGTGATGGCCCTGCTGGGCGAGCGCAACTGGTACCTGCCCAAGTGGCTCGGCTGGCTGCCGGACATGACCCACGACGAGGCCGGCGTCGAGCCCGCCCCGGTGCGGCCGGTCACCGCCCCGGCACCGGTCGAACCCTCGGGCGTGGGCCGCTGA
- a CDS encoding tetratricopeptide repeat protein, whose protein sequence is MNTTTNHGSYASYEETTAERWARAGLYFEAKEYTEAARLLTAVVDEVPEQVAPRLLLARAYYHSAQLRRAEEQLRVVVERDPVEHYAHLMLGRTLQRQGREAEAAPWLRLAAAFAGELPPED, encoded by the coding sequence GTGAACACCACCACCAACCACGGGTCCTACGCCTCCTACGAGGAGACCACGGCGGAGCGCTGGGCGCGCGCCGGGCTCTACTTCGAGGCCAAGGAGTACACCGAGGCGGCCCGGCTGCTCACGGCCGTCGTCGACGAGGTGCCCGAGCAGGTCGCCCCGCGCCTCCTGCTCGCCCGCGCCTACTACCACTCCGCCCAGCTCCGCCGTGCCGAGGAGCAGTTGCGCGTGGTCGTCGAGCGCGACCCGGTCGAGCACTACGCGCACCTGATGCTGGGCCGCACCCTCCAGCGGCAGGGTCGCGAGGCCGAGGCCGCGCCCTGGCTGCGGCTCGCCGCGGCCTTCGCCGGCGAGCTGCCCCCGGAGGACTGA
- a CDS encoding pyridoxal phosphate-dependent aminotransferase: MEYKQSGKLADVCYEIRGPVIEHANALEEAGHSVLRLNTGNPALFGFEAPEEILQDIIRTLPASHGYSDSRGILSARRAVAQHYQERGLADVGVDDVFLGNGVSELVQMAVQALVDDGDEVLIPAPDFPLWTAVTNLAGGKAVHYLCDEQADWFPDLDDIASKITSRTRALVIINPNNPTGAVYPRELLEGMLDLARRHHLVVFADEVYDKILYDDSVHHSAAQFAPDVLCLTFSGLSKAYRVAGFRSGWLVVTGPRQHARSYLEGLTMLASMRLCPNVPAQQAIQAALGGRQSIKDLILPGGRLHEQRDKAWEKLNEIPGVSCVKPKGALYAFPRLDPKVHRIHDDEKFVLDLLLREKIQVVQGTGFSWPRPDHFRILTLPRADDLDAAISRIGRFLAGYRQ, from the coding sequence ATGGAGTACAAGCAGTCGGGCAAGCTGGCGGACGTCTGCTACGAGATCCGCGGGCCGGTGATCGAGCACGCCAACGCGCTGGAGGAGGCCGGGCACAGCGTCCTGCGCCTCAACACGGGCAATCCTGCGCTGTTCGGGTTCGAGGCGCCCGAGGAGATCCTGCAGGACATCATCCGCACGCTCCCCGCGTCGCACGGCTACAGCGACTCGCGCGGCATCCTGTCGGCCCGCCGGGCGGTGGCCCAGCACTACCAGGAGCGCGGGCTCGCCGACGTCGGCGTGGACGACGTCTTCCTCGGCAACGGGGTGTCCGAGCTGGTGCAGATGGCCGTCCAGGCCCTCGTCGACGACGGCGACGAGGTGCTGATCCCGGCCCCCGACTTCCCGCTGTGGACGGCCGTGACGAACCTGGCGGGCGGCAAGGCGGTGCACTACCTCTGCGACGAGCAGGCGGACTGGTTCCCCGACCTCGACGACATCGCCTCCAAGATCACCAGCCGTACGCGGGCGCTGGTCATCATCAACCCCAACAACCCCACGGGCGCGGTCTACCCGCGCGAACTGCTCGAGGGCATGCTCGACCTGGCACGGCGGCACCACCTGGTCGTCTTCGCCGACGAGGTCTACGACAAGATCCTCTACGACGACTCCGTCCACCACTCGGCGGCCCAGTTCGCCCCCGACGTGCTGTGCCTGACCTTCAGCGGGCTGTCCAAGGCCTACCGCGTGGCGGGCTTCCGCTCCGGCTGGCTGGTCGTCACCGGGCCCCGGCAGCACGCCAGGAGCTACCTGGAGGGCCTGACGATGCTGGCCTCGATGCGGCTGTGCCCCAACGTCCCGGCCCAGCAGGCGATCCAGGCCGCGCTCGGCGGCCGGCAGAGCATCAAGGACCTGATCCTGCCCGGCGGACGGCTGCACGAGCAGCGCGACAAGGCCTGGGAGAAGCTGAACGAGATCCCCGGCGTCAGCTGCGTCAAGCCCAAGGGCGCGCTCTACGCCTTCCCACGGCTGGACCCGAAGGTGCACCGGATCCACGACGACGAGAAGTTCGTGCTCGACCTGCTGCTCCGCGAGAAGATCCAGGTCGTCCAGGGCACCGGCTTCAGCTGGCCGCGCCCGGACCACTTCCGCATCCTGACCCTCCCCCGCGCCGACGACCTGGACGCCGCCATCAGCCGCATCGGCCGCTTCCTCGCGGGCTACCGGCAGTAG